One window of the Clostridium sp. MB40-C1 genome contains the following:
- a CDS encoding ABC transporter ATP-binding protein: MSILQATNLKKYYGTEPNITKALDGVTLSIEQGEFVAIVGTSGSGKSTLLNMMGGLDVPTSGSIKVKGKELSKFTDEQLTLFRRRNIGFVFQNYNLVPLLNVYENIVLPVELDGDTVDKKFMGEVIQMLALKEKLQNMPNNLSGGQQQRVAIARALVSKPAIVLADEPTGNLDSRTSSDVLGLLKATSQKFNQTIVMITHNNEIAQTADRIIRIEDGRICTQGGVYHE; encoded by the coding sequence ATGAGCATTTTACAAGCAACCAATCTCAAAAAATACTATGGCACAGAGCCGAATATCACAAAAGCGTTGGACGGTGTAACCCTCTCCATCGAACAGGGAGAGTTTGTCGCTATTGTCGGTACTTCCGGCAGCGGAAAATCCACCTTGCTCAATATGATGGGCGGTCTTGATGTGCCCACTTCCGGCAGCATTAAAGTGAAAGGGAAAGAACTTTCCAAATTCACAGACGAACAGCTGACTCTTTTTCGTCGGCGCAATATAGGTTTTGTATTTCAAAACTATAATCTTGTTCCTCTACTTAATGTCTATGAAAACATTGTGCTGCCGGTAGAGTTGGACGGTGATACTGTAGACAAAAAGTTTATGGGCGAGGTTATTCAGATGTTGGCTCTTAAAGAAAAGTTGCAAAATATGCCGAATAACCTTTCCGGTGGTCAACAGCAACGTGTAGCGATTGCTCGTGCACTTGTATCGAAGCCTGCCATTGTTCTTGCCGACGAGCCCACAGGAAACCTTGATAGCCGCACAAGCAGCGATGTATTAGGGCTGTTAAAAGCCACCAGTCAAAAATTTAATCAGACCATAGTTATGATTACCCATAATAATGAAATCGCACAAACTGCCGACCGTATCATCCGAATCGAGGATGGGAGGATTTGCACCCAAGGGGGTGTATATCATGAATGA